A stretch of Heliomicrobium undosum DNA encodes these proteins:
- a CDS encoding HD-GYP domain-containing protein produces MSVNREFAHTSFHRMLEQPTPAHIALPDLIGGFSLAIDLAEGKPLRHAQSISFLADHVAQALRIGGGERDALYYAALLHDIGVSSQNQLCPLCQVFEEEGNLDSVTSLMDADQALHRRRERWDGSGPLALSGQAIPLVSRILAVAVAAERVGGERRDFWNWRTRVEDYFHRDTGVFDPAIVAALKALLRDRVFCLDLFAFSQGRSVDRFRPEETIALAGGTMHLLGKAFARFIDVKTPFTADHSRNVADWSRRIAGAMGLPEARKHQIYLAGLLHDLGKIAIPKAILEKPGPLTAKEFDLVRNHPYYTACILNQIPALETISLWASSHHERLDGSGYFLGITGEMLPMEARIIAVADVYEALAADRPYRKGLETAAIQGMLKDMAHRRHLDADVVEALDGLLGGQRC; encoded by the coding sequence ATGTCCGTCAACAGGGAGTTTGCCCACACTTCGTTCCATCGGATGTTAGAACAGCCGACACCGGCGCATATCGCGTTGCCCGACTTGATCGGCGGTTTTTCACTGGCCATCGACCTGGCGGAAGGCAAGCCCTTGCGGCACGCCCAGTCGATCTCTTTCTTGGCCGACCATGTGGCCCAGGCGCTTCGCATCGGCGGGGGTGAGCGGGACGCCCTCTACTACGCCGCTCTGCTTCATGATATCGGTGTGTCTTCCCAAAACCAACTCTGCCCCCTCTGCCAGGTTTTCGAAGAGGAAGGGAATCTCGATTCCGTCACGAGTCTCATGGATGCTGACCAAGCCTTGCACCGGCGACGGGAGCGGTGGGACGGCAGCGGTCCCTTGGCGTTGAGCGGGCAGGCTATTCCGTTGGTGTCACGCATTCTGGCCGTGGCTGTGGCCGCTGAACGGGTCGGCGGAGAGCGCCGCGATTTCTGGAACTGGCGGACCCGGGTCGAGGATTACTTCCATCGCGACACCGGCGTCTTTGATCCAGCCATTGTGGCCGCTCTGAAGGCGCTGTTGCGGGACCGCGTCTTCTGCCTCGATCTCTTTGCCTTCTCCCAGGGACGGTCCGTCGACCGCTTCCGTCCCGAAGAGACAATCGCCCTGGCTGGGGGGACGATGCACCTGCTCGGCAAGGCCTTTGCGCGCTTCATCGACGTGAAGACGCCCTTCACGGCCGACCACAGCCGCAATGTGGCTGACTGGTCCAGGCGGATCGCCGGCGCTATGGGTTTGCCGGAAGCGCGCAAGCATCAAATCTATCTGGCCGGATTGCTTCACGATCTTGGCAAGATTGCCATCCCCAAGGCGATCCTGGAGAAACCGGGCCCCTTGACGGCTAAGGAATTTGATCTGGTGCGAAACCACCCCTACTATACGGCCTGTATATTAAACCAGATCCCGGCCTTGGAGACGATCTCCCTCTGGGCGTCGTCCCATCACGAGCGGCTCGATGGCTCCGGCTATTTTCTGGGGATCACCGGTGAGATGCTGCCGATGGAAGCGCGCATCATCGCCGTAGCCGATGTCTATGAGGCCTTGGCAGCCGACCGTCCTTACCGCAAAGGGTTGGAGACAGCGGCTATCCAGGGGATGCTGAAGGACATGGCTCATCGGAGACATCTGGACGCTGACGTGGTTGAGGCTTTGGACGGGCTCCTTGGCGGACAACGTTGTTGA
- a CDS encoding response regulator transcription factor, producing the protein MLSNENIRILAVEDEAGLLKLVVAYLEQEGFAVKGAVTGREALQTFKDWQPHLLVLDRMLPDISGEEVCRQIRRESDIPILMLTAKAGEDHLVEGLSLGADDYVTKPFSPKEVMARVRALLRRSRADRLPQAEEFRFDGDRLVIRVARQEVLKAGEPISLTTAEFRILVTLARRPGIAYTRAQLIDKAMGEDFDGYDRTIDVHIKNLRQKLEDKPKQPRYIVTVFGTGYKFGVES; encoded by the coding sequence ATGCTCTCCAACGAAAACATCCGCATCCTCGCTGTGGAAGATGAAGCCGGCCTGTTGAAGCTGGTCGTCGCCTATCTGGAACAGGAGGGCTTCGCCGTCAAGGGGGCCGTCACCGGCCGGGAGGCGCTGCAAACTTTTAAAGACTGGCAGCCTCACCTGCTGGTCCTGGACCGCATGCTCCCCGACATCAGCGGCGAAGAGGTCTGCCGCCAGATCCGCCGGGAAAGCGACATCCCCATCCTGATGCTGACGGCCAAAGCGGGCGAGGACCACCTCGTCGAAGGCCTCTCCCTCGGCGCTGACGACTATGTGACCAAGCCCTTCAGCCCCAAAGAGGTGATGGCCCGTGTGCGGGCGCTCCTGCGCCGGAGCCGCGCCGACCGCTTGCCCCAGGCGGAGGAGTTCCGCTTTGACGGTGATCGACTGGTTATCCGCGTCGCCCGGCAGGAGGTCCTCAAAGCCGGTGAACCCATCTCCCTCACCACCGCTGAGTTTCGAATCCTCGTCACCCTGGCCAGGCGCCCCGGCATCGCCTACACGCGGGCCCAACTGATCGACAAAGCCATGGGTGAAGATTTTGACGGCTATGACCGCACCATCGACGTCCACATCAAGAACCTGCGCCAGAAGTTGGAGGACAAGCCCAAGCAGCCGCGCTACATCGTGACCGTCTTCGGAACGGGCTACAAATTCGGGGTGGAATCATGA
- a CDS encoding sensor histidine kinase: MRLQTKLGLAFAAVATGAIIAAVLLANLSVRQNFEQYVHQRHYAYYEQIANNLIRNYEQTNAFSPASLDFFGRQALQEGYRLRLESDTGDLIWESPAPVKHGLSPDESQWDFHRTDLYAGNRFLGALYLLYPKAELTFAAAERTFLGQLYRGFALAALTAGLLALLVSMLMGRYLLIPITLMRDVAVRLRAGDLTPAINLDRRDEIGDLALAMNHLTESLRQQEELRKNLTADVAHELRTPLSTLQGYLEAFRDGVWSPTPERLDACHQQTIRLKNLVSDLESLASAEAGLAYNLAPLDFSDLVAKVCESMRPRIENKGLTFELSIGEDITVQGDAQRLTQLIVNLVENAIKFNRPAGQVTVNVKKSSPPDTTAPADTKSQLETKKWVVLHVSDKGTGIASIDVPYVFERFFRGDKSRTRLTGGSGIGLAIVKAIAVAHGGYASIAETSERGTTVEIALPILVCRPGTQE; encoded by the coding sequence ATGAGACTGCAAACCAAACTGGGCTTGGCCTTCGCCGCTGTCGCCACCGGGGCGATCATCGCCGCCGTGCTGCTCGCCAACCTCTCGGTGCGACAGAATTTTGAACAGTACGTTCACCAGCGCCACTACGCCTACTACGAGCAGATCGCCAACAACCTGATCCGCAACTATGAACAGACGAACGCCTTCTCTCCGGCGTCGCTCGATTTTTTCGGCCGCCAGGCGCTCCAAGAGGGCTACCGGTTGCGCCTCGAATCGGATACAGGAGACCTGATCTGGGAGAGCCCGGCGCCGGTGAAACACGGCCTTTCTCCCGACGAAAGCCAGTGGGATTTTCACCGGACCGATCTCTACGCAGGAAACCGCTTTCTCGGGGCCCTCTACCTCCTCTATCCGAAAGCGGAACTGACCTTCGCCGCAGCCGAACGCACCTTTTTAGGCCAACTGTACCGCGGCTTTGCGCTGGCGGCGCTCACCGCCGGCCTGCTTGCCCTTCTCGTCAGCATGCTCATGGGCCGCTACCTCCTGATCCCGATCACGCTGATGCGCGATGTGGCCGTCCGTTTGCGCGCAGGCGATCTGACGCCGGCGATCAACCTCGACCGGCGCGACGAGATCGGCGATCTGGCCCTGGCCATGAACCACCTCACCGAATCGCTGCGTCAACAGGAGGAACTGCGCAAAAACCTGACGGCAGACGTCGCCCATGAACTGCGCACCCCCCTCTCGACCCTGCAAGGCTACCTGGAGGCCTTCCGCGACGGCGTCTGGTCGCCGACGCCGGAACGGCTGGACGCCTGCCACCAACAGACGATCCGGCTGAAAAACCTTGTCAGCGACCTCGAATCGCTGGCATCGGCCGAGGCCGGTTTGGCTTACAACCTGGCGCCGCTCGACTTCTCCGATCTGGTGGCCAAAGTCTGCGAGAGCATGCGACCGCGAATTGAAAACAAGGGGCTGACATTCGAACTTTCCATCGGCGAGGACATCACCGTCCAGGGCGATGCACAGCGGCTCACACAGTTGATTGTCAACCTGGTGGAGAACGCCATCAAGTTCAACCGGCCTGCCGGACAGGTGACAGTCAACGTAAAAAAAAGCAGCCCGCCGGATACAACTGCCCCGGCGGACACTAAATCGCAATTGGAGACAAAAAAATGGGTGGTTTTACATGTTTCTGACAAAGGGACCGGAATCGCGAGCATCGATGTCCCTTATGTATTTGAACGCTTTTTCCGGGGAGACAAATCGCGCACACGCCTGACGGGCGGTTCGGGAATCGGCCTGGCCATCGTCAAAGCCATCGCCGTCGCCCACGGTGGTTATGCATCCATAGCCGAGACATCAGAGAGGGGCACCACTGTAGAAATCGCGCTTCCTATTCTTGTGTGCAGGCCTGGTACACAGGAATGA
- a CDS encoding DUF2318 domain-containing protein — protein sequence MDNRQEKRQQFQSEKSSGKWYASAIAVTVAAAIAAYAFWGAAPENTGGSQTYNVGAKVNYAGKIVSMAYLPAVTSQNGKVELPLAEIKEKGLIRTEFKDGKQRLPLMAYVAPSGRVVSAVSVCEPCNGTSFTIKNNQVACDTCDTRWDLETLKGLAGGCQSYPPDLLNYEVSGDKLLLNAQDLSNWKPRI from the coding sequence GTGGACAACCGTCAAGAAAAACGACAACAATTTCAATCTGAAAAAAGCTCCGGCAAGTGGTACGCCAGCGCCATTGCCGTCACCGTTGCGGCGGCCATCGCCGCCTACGCCTTTTGGGGCGCCGCGCCGGAGAATACCGGCGGCAGCCAAACCTATAATGTGGGCGCCAAGGTCAACTATGCCGGAAAAATCGTTTCCATGGCCTATCTGCCTGCCGTAACGTCCCAAAACGGAAAGGTCGAACTCCCGCTGGCGGAAATCAAAGAAAAGGGCCTGATCCGAACGGAATTCAAAGACGGCAAGCAAAGGCTCCCGCTCATGGCCTACGTGGCGCCCAGCGGCCGCGTCGTTTCCGCCGTCAGCGTATGCGAACCTTGTAACGGCACCTCCTTCACCATCAAAAACAACCAGGTCGCCTGCGATACCTGCGACACCCGCTGGGACCTGGAAACCTTGAAAGGCCTTGCCGGCGGCTGCCAGTCCTACCCGCCTGACCTCTTGAACTACGAGGTGAGCGGCGACAAACTGCTGCTCAACGCCCAGGACTTGTCCAACTGGAAGCCGAGAATCTAA
- a CDS encoding ABC transporter permease encodes MTLWDVIRKNLKRRWGRALFLSLSLFLVAAVTTALFTASRAMQVEVADSYDQIGANISIVPARDDLSITYGGVTLSPDEAGAPLLTDDALGRIGAIHNAESIARVAPKVMGVAPVDGNPLTVIGVSFHDELRMKKWWTLDGDTPVEATDIIVGDALAREKGWQKGQIVHIGNSYDEAHAERGKVARENGNAVVDHRSAGGAYRITGILLPTGGEEDRLLFMDWRQAQQRLHRGNELTFIEVSALCSSCPIEEITRQIGHALPGTEVKAVKEALVAREAIVDRFTILSLLAVAVTVTGGALLVFLLVAAGVRERTREFGLLRALGYRKGHLLQTVLAETSLLALPAGIAGYGVGLTFARWTAPLIVQMDIQVVGSASEALIAAALTLAVGLLASSLPAWRGASKDPVEALRTL; translated from the coding sequence GTGACGCTCTGGGACGTAATCCGCAAAAATCTAAAGCGCCGTTGGGGCCGGGCGCTTTTTCTATCGCTCAGCCTCTTTCTGGTTGCTGCCGTCACGACGGCCCTTTTCACCGCCAGCCGGGCCATGCAGGTCGAGGTGGCCGACTCCTATGATCAGATCGGCGCCAACATCTCCATCGTCCCGGCTCGGGACGACCTCTCCATTACCTACGGCGGCGTCACCTTGTCGCCTGATGAAGCAGGCGCCCCCCTGCTGACCGACGATGCGCTCGGACGGATCGGCGCCATCCATAACGCCGAGAGCATCGCCCGCGTGGCGCCGAAAGTGATGGGCGTCGCTCCCGTCGACGGCAACCCCTTGACGGTCATCGGCGTCTCTTTCCACGACGAATTGAGGATGAAAAAGTGGTGGACCCTCGACGGCGATACCCCCGTCGAGGCCACCGACATCATCGTCGGCGACGCATTGGCCCGCGAAAAGGGTTGGCAGAAGGGGCAGATTGTCCACATCGGCAATAGTTACGATGAAGCACACGCGGAGCGCGGCAAGGTTGCCAGGGAGAACGGCAACGCCGTTGTTGATCACCGCAGCGCCGGTGGTGCTTACCGCATCACCGGCATCCTGTTGCCGACCGGCGGCGAAGAGGACCGCCTCTTATTCATGGACTGGCGACAGGCCCAGCAACGCCTGCATAGGGGCAACGAGTTGACCTTCATCGAAGTAAGCGCCCTTTGCAGTTCCTGCCCGATTGAAGAGATCACCCGGCAGATCGGTCATGCGCTGCCGGGGACGGAGGTAAAGGCCGTCAAAGAGGCCCTCGTCGCCCGCGAAGCCATCGTCGACCGCTTCACTATCTTGAGCCTACTCGCCGTGGCCGTCACCGTGACCGGCGGGGCATTGCTTGTCTTCCTGCTCGTTGCCGCCGGCGTCCGGGAGCGGACCCGCGAGTTCGGCCTCCTGCGCGCCCTGGGCTATCGCAAAGGCCACCTCTTGCAGACCGTCCTGGCGGAAACGTCGCTCCTGGCCCTGCCTGCCGGGATCGCCGGGTACGGGGTCGGCTTGACCTTTGCCCGCTGGACCGCTCCCCTGATCGTCCAGATGGACATCCAAGTGGTGGGCAGCGCTTCTGAGGCGTTGATCGCCGCCGCCCTGACCCTCGCCGTTGGTCTGCTCGCTTCGTCACTCCCGGCCTGGCGAGGGGCCTCGAAGGACCCTGTTGAGGCGCTGCGCACACTTTAG
- a CDS encoding ABC transporter ATP-binding protein: MSALVTTKKLCKSYGQGESKVEVLHDIDLTVQEGEFLALAGPSGSGKSTLLTLLGGLNRPDSGELIIDGIDLYSLSGERMADFRREYVGFVFQQFHLMPYLTALENVMLPLATTGIPAREQRRRAQELLQQMGLSGRENHLPGQLSGGEQERVAIARALVNKPALILADEPTGALDSQTGERIMALFGELNRQGMTIIMVTHNPDHLGHASRTIHMKDGRLR, translated from the coding sequence ATGAGCGCCCTGGTGACAACAAAAAAACTCTGCAAAAGCTACGGCCAAGGTGAAAGCAAGGTCGAGGTGCTCCACGACATCGATCTGACCGTGCAAGAAGGCGAGTTTCTGGCCCTTGCCGGCCCCTCCGGCTCAGGAAAGAGCACCCTGCTCACCCTGCTCGGCGGCCTCAACCGGCCGGACAGCGGCGAACTGATCATCGACGGGATCGACCTGTACAGCCTGTCCGGCGAACGGATGGCCGATTTCCGCCGCGAATATGTCGGTTTTGTCTTTCAGCAGTTTCACCTCATGCCATACCTGACGGCCTTGGAAAACGTCATGCTCCCGCTGGCGACCACCGGCATCCCCGCACGGGAACAACGGCGCCGCGCCCAGGAACTGCTCCAACAGATGGGCCTCTCGGGCAGGGAGAATCACCTGCCGGGACAACTGTCCGGCGGCGAGCAGGAACGGGTCGCCATTGCCCGGGCGCTCGTCAACAAGCCTGCGCTGATCCTGGCTGACGAGCCGACCGGCGCCCTGGACAGCCAGACGGGCGAACGGATCATGGCATTGTTCGGGGAGCTCAACCGGCAGGGGATGACTATCATCATGGTCACCCACAACCCAGACCACCTGGGCCACGCCTCCCGGACCATCCACATGAAAGACGGGCGATTGCGATGA
- a CDS encoding ABC transporter permease: MSPLQIIIASLFRRPGKSLPILLGFAVCWATLFSLITLSDGATQAAQRETVQAGNMIQVTTPSASIAFAYAGIPVTSGVAVSDPTLPPDALERMSGTGRLLPKLVTPGRINGKKALIVGANMADEMDVKKGWRFIEETLIPEERPMNGAREQGLFYVGSTAAETLQLRPGSPLRITGEKGVILDGIVGAVFAASGDVEDRLIFTDLDWLQRSLGKEKTLTFVEIQSERDGAEAARLLQERLGPSVAVQADANPGASSSRREMAASLQRFTSLVGVTVLTISSLLLFVTMTGAIEERRSELGLLFALGFRPSHVRRLLIGEGVLLAGTGAVAGALIGYGLAVALAPMVIGAGIPLPFPALPMAGGTCLALLLGALAAFRPASRAAVREPAEAFR, encoded by the coding sequence ATGAGCCCTCTGCAAATCATCATCGCTTCCCTGTTCCGGCGACCGGGCAAAAGCCTGCCCATCCTGCTCGGTTTCGCCGTCTGCTGGGCCACCCTGTTTTCCCTGATCACACTGTCCGATGGGGCGACTCAGGCGGCGCAACGGGAGACAGTCCAGGCCGGAAACATGATTCAAGTGACAACGCCGTCGGCATCGATCGCCTTTGCCTACGCCGGCATCCCTGTCACCTCCGGCGTTGCCGTGAGCGACCCGACTCTCCCCCCTGATGCGCTGGAGCGGATGAGCGGGACCGGCCGGCTGTTGCCCAAACTGGTGACGCCAGGCCGCATCAACGGCAAAAAGGCGCTGATCGTCGGCGCGAACATGGCCGACGAAATGGACGTAAAAAAGGGATGGCGCTTCATCGAAGAAACGCTCATCCCTGAAGAAAGGCCTATGAACGGCGCTAGGGAACAGGGGCTTTTTTACGTCGGTTCCACAGCGGCCGAGACACTGCAACTGCGTCCCGGCTCCCCCTTGCGGATCACCGGGGAAAAGGGCGTGATACTTGACGGGATCGTGGGCGCTGTCTTTGCGGCATCGGGAGATGTCGAAGACCGACTCATTTTCACCGATCTAGATTGGCTACAGCGATCGTTGGGAAAAGAAAAAACGCTCACCTTCGTAGAGATACAAAGTGAGCGCGACGGCGCGGAAGCGGCCCGTCTCCTTCAGGAACGCCTGGGACCGTCGGTCGCCGTCCAAGCGGATGCCAATCCCGGCGCCTCGTCCTCACGCCGGGAAATGGCCGCCAGCCTGCAGCGGTTCACATCCCTGGTCGGCGTGACCGTCCTGACGATCTCCTCGTTGCTGCTCTTCGTGACCATGACGGGGGCCATCGAGGAACGGCGGAGCGAATTGGGCCTATTGTTCGCCCTGGGCTTCCGTCCATCCCATGTCCGGCGGCTCCTCATCGGAGAGGGCGTGCTCCTGGCCGGAACAGGCGCTGTTGCCGGCGCCTTAATCGGTTACGGCCTCGCTGTTGCCCTTGCGCCCATGGTGATCGGAGCGGGCATTCCCCTTCCCTTCCCGGCGCTGCCCATGGCAGGAGGGACTTGCTTGGCCCTGCTGCTCGGGGCGCTGGCGGCCTTTCGACCGGCATCGCGGGCGGCGGTCAGAGAGCCGGCGGAGGCGTTTCGCTGA